In the Urocitellus parryii isolate mUroPar1 chromosome 10, mUroPar1.hap1, whole genome shotgun sequence genome, one interval contains:
- the LOC144257206 gene encoding LOW QUALITY PROTEIN: 3',5'-cyclic-AMP phosphodiesterase 4A-like (The sequence of the model RefSeq protein was modified relative to this genomic sequence to represent the inferred CDS: inserted 1 base in 1 codon; deleted 2 bases in 1 codon; substituted 1 base at 1 genomic stop codon), which translates to MERPRGLGRIPELQLAAFPAAAAEDVAFLPEPPAPRAPRRPRSPPSSPVFFASPSPTFLRRLRLFRSFQDLGRQPWAGFEGENGPTPSPGRSPLDSQASPGLVLHAGAATSQRRESFLYRSDSDYDMSPKTMSGNSSVTSEAHAEDLIVTPFAQVLASLRSVRSNFSLLTKVPIPSNKRSPLGGPTPVCKATLSEETCQQLARETLEELDWCLEQLETMQTYRSVSEMASHKFKRMLNRELTHLSEMSRSGNQVSEYISTTFLDKQNEVEIPSPTMKERGPQEAPPQRPSQQPLPLGPQFQPMSQITGVKKLIHSRSPNTSVPRFGVKTDQEDLLAQELENLSKWGLNIFCVSDYAGGRSISCIMYTIFQERDLLKKFHIPVDTMVTYMLTLEDHYHADVAYHNSLHAADVLQSTHVLLATPALDAVFTDLEILVALFAAAIHDVDHPGVSNQFLINTNSELALMYNDESVLENHHLAVGFKLLQEENCDIFQNLSKRQRQSLRKMVIDMVLATDMSKHMTLLADLKTMVETKKVTSSGVLLLDNYADCIQVLRNMVHCADLSNPTKPLELYRQWTDRIMAEFFQQGDRELERGIEISPMCDKHTASVXKSQVGFIDYIVHPLWETWADLVHPDAQEILDTLEDNRDWYYSAIRQSPSPPPEEEPPGLGHPAPPDKFQFELTLEEEEEEEALETQGLSVAQAGSPAEGSSTAQGQEARSEAVVEACLTQGADSARDAPVTQDGAGFQEESVDAVSCCSSSALSLKSPLLPALRTPEEAPGLPGLPGSPAAEVGAQRDHQAAKRPCCACTGTPGEDXPILPALGGWGSGGDRT; encoded by the exons ATGGAGCGGCCGCGTGGCCTGGGCCGCATCCCCGAGCTGCAGCTGGCCGCCTTCCCGGCGGCGGCGGCCGAGGACGTGGCATTCCTGCCAGAGCCCCCGGCCCCGCGCGCGCCCCGCCGCCCGCGTTCTCCGCCCTCCTCGCCGGTCTTCTTCGCTAGCCCGTCCCCAACTTTCCTCAGGCGCCTTCGGCTTTTCCGAAGCTTCCAGGATTTGGGCCGCCAGCCGTGGGCCGGCTTCGAGGGAGAAAATGGCCCAACACCATCACCTGGCCGCAGCCCCCTGGACTCGCAGGCGAGCCCAGGGCTCGTGCTGCACGCGGGGGCAGCCACCAGCCAGCGCCGGGAATCCTTCCTCTACCGCTCTGACAGTGACTATGACATGTCACCCAAGACCATGTCCGGGAACTCATCAGTCACCAGCGAGGC GCATGCTGAGGACCTCATTGTTACGCCATTTGCCCAGGTGCTCGCCAGTCTCCGCAGTGTTCGAAGCAACTTCTCGCTCCTGACCAAAGTACCTATTCCCAGCAACAAGCGATCCCCGCTGGGAGGCCCAACCCCCGTCTGCAAGGCCACACTGTCAGAGGAGACGTGTCAGCAGTTGGCCCGGGAAACTTTGGAGGAGCTGGACTGGTGCCTGGAGCAGCTGGAGACCATGCAGACCTACCGCTCTGTCAGCGAGATGGCTTCGCACAAGTTCAAGAGGATGCTGAACCGAGAACTCACACACCTGTCAGAAATGAGCAGGTCAGGAAACCAGGTCTCAGAGTACATTTCCACCACATTCCTGGACAAACAAAATGAAGTGGAGATTCCGTCACCCACAATGAAAGAGCGAGGACCCCAGGAAGCGCCGCCACAGAGACcctcccagcagcccctgcccctgggACCACAGTTCCAGCCCATGTCACAGATCACAGGCGTGAAGAAGCTGATACACAGCAGGAGTCCTAACACTAGCGTCCCACGCTTTGGGGTGAAGACTGACCAAGAGGACCTCCTGGCCCAAGAACTTGAGAACTTGAGCAAGTGGGGCCTGAACATCTTTTGCGTGTCTGACTATGCCGGAGGCCGCTCGATCAGCTGTATCATGTACACGATATTCCAGGAGCGGGACCTGCTGAAGAAATTCCACATCCCCGTGGACACAATGGTGACCTACATGCTGACTCTGGAGGACCACTACCACGCCGACGTGGCCTACCACAACAGCCTGCATGCAGCTGACGTGCTGCAGTCCACCCACGTGCTGCTGGCCACGCCTGCCCTGGATGCGGTGTTCACTGACCTGGAGATTCTCGTAGCCCTGTTTGCAGCTGCCATCCATGATGTCGACCACCCTGGGGTCTCCAACCAGTTCCTCATCAACACCAATTCGGAGCTGGCACTCATGTACAATGACGAGTCGGTGCTTGAGAACCACCACCTGGCCGTGGGCTTCAAGCTGCTACAGGAGGAGAACTGTGACATCTTCCAGAACCTCAGCAAGCGCCAGCGGCAGAGCCTGCGCAAGATGGTCATCGACATGGTGCTGGCCACAGACATGTCCAAGCACATGACACTCCTGGCTGATCTAAAAACCATGGTGGAAACTAAGAAAGTGACCAGCTCAGGGGTTCTCCTGCTGGACAACTATGCCGACTGCATCCAG GTCCTTCGCAATATGGTGCACTGTGCAGACCTCAGCAACCCCACCAAGCCACTGGAGCTGTACCGCCAGTGGACGGACCGCATCATGGCCGAGTTCTTCCAACAGGGTGACCGAGAGCTCGAGCGGGGCATTGAGATCAGCCCCATGTGTGACAAGCACACAGCCTCCGTGTAGAAGTCTCAGGTGGGTTTCATTGACTACATTGTGCACCCATTATGGGAGACGTGGGCGGACCTCGTCCACCCAGATGCCCAGGAGATCCTGGACACATTGGAGGACAACCGGGACTGGTACTACAGTGCCATTAGACAGAGCCCGTCACCACCACCTGAGGAGGAGCCCCCAGGGCTGGGCCATCCAGCCCCACCGGATAAGTTCCAGTTTGAGCTGAcgctggaggaggaagaggaggaggaggcattgGAAACGCAGGGATTGTCTGTGGCCCAGGCTGGATCCCCAGCTGAGGGGTCATCCACGGCCCAGGGACAGGAGGCGCGCTCGGAGGCAGTGGTAGAAGCATGTTTGACGCAGGGCGCAGACTCAGCGCGGGATGCACCTGTGACTCAGGATGGAGCTGGGTTCCAAGAGGAATCCGTGGATGCTGTAAGCTGCTGCAGCTCTTCTGCCCTGTCTCTTAAAAGCCCCCTTCTGCCTGCCTTGAGGACCCCAGAAGAGGCCCCGGGCCTCCCGGGCCTCCCGGGG TCCCCAGCGGCCGAGGTGGGGGCCCAAAGAGACCATCAGGCTGCCAAGAGGCCCTGCTGTGCCTGCACCGGGACACCAGGGGAGG CCCCCATCCTCCCGGCTCTGGGTGGGTGGGGGTCAGGTGGAGACCGtacctga